A single window of Enterobacteriaceae bacterium ESL0689 DNA harbors:
- the hydA gene encoding dihydropyrimidinase, which produces MRLLIKNGLVVNADGQKKQDLLIEDGLVKCLADTIEAPLPCEVIDAAGCYVMPGGVDVHTHFNIDVGLARSCDDFFTGTRAAACGGTTTIVDHMGFGPVGCHLRHQLEVYRGYAAYKAVIDYSFHGVIQHVNHSILDEIPMMVEIGISSFKLYLTYQYKLNDSDVLQAMRHLQRAGALTTVHPENDAAIAQRRAEFINAGKTAPRYHALSRPLECEAEAIARMINLAQLAENAPLYIVHLSNAPGLEYLRLAKQRHQPVWIETCPQYLLLDERCYEREDALNYLLSPPLRNASNNDALWGGISDGTIDTVATDHCTFSSLQRQQVSGGDFSRCPNGLPGVENRLLLLFSYGVMTGRISPERFVALTSTQPAKLFGLWPQKGVLAPGADGDVVIIDPQSTTTIRHDMLHDNADYSPYEGFVCQGAIRQTLSHGKIIFDNGIFSGHAGQGRFLRRKRFSPAQYDHGR; this is translated from the coding sequence ATGCGCCTACTGATTAAAAATGGCCTTGTCGTCAACGCTGACGGGCAGAAAAAGCAGGATCTGTTGATCGAAGATGGCCTGGTGAAATGCCTTGCCGATACGATTGAGGCACCTTTACCTTGTGAGGTTATCGATGCCGCAGGCTGCTACGTGATGCCCGGTGGCGTTGATGTCCATACTCATTTCAATATTGATGTCGGCCTCGCCCGCAGTTGTGACGATTTCTTTACCGGTACACGAGCCGCCGCCTGTGGTGGCACGACCACCATCGTTGACCATATGGGCTTCGGGCCGGTGGGCTGTCATCTGCGCCATCAGCTTGAGGTCTATCGCGGCTATGCCGCCTATAAAGCGGTGATTGACTACAGTTTTCATGGTGTTATTCAGCATGTTAACCACAGTATTCTCGATGAAATACCGATGATGGTCGAGATCGGTATTAGCAGCTTTAAGCTCTATCTGACCTACCAGTACAAACTCAACGACAGTGACGTCCTCCAAGCCATGCGTCATCTGCAACGCGCAGGGGCACTGACCACCGTCCACCCGGAAAACGATGCTGCCATCGCCCAGCGGCGGGCGGAATTTATCAACGCCGGTAAGACAGCACCACGCTATCATGCCCTGAGCCGTCCGCTGGAGTGTGAAGCAGAAGCCATCGCCCGGATGATCAATCTGGCACAGCTGGCAGAAAACGCCCCACTCTACATCGTGCACCTTTCCAACGCGCCAGGACTGGAATATCTGCGCCTGGCGAAACAGCGCCATCAGCCGGTATGGATCGAAACCTGTCCGCAATATCTGCTGCTTGATGAGCGTTGCTATGAGCGTGAAGATGCCCTTAATTACCTGCTCAGCCCGCCGCTACGCAACGCCAGCAATAACGACGCGTTATGGGGCGGGATCAGTGATGGCACCATCGATACCGTCGCCACCGATCACTGCACCTTCTCTTCACTGCAGCGTCAGCAGGTTTCAGGCGGCGACTTTAGCCGCTGTCCGAACGGGCTGCCTGGGGTCGAAAATCGCCTGTTGTTGCTGTTTTCTTATGGTGTTATGACCGGACGGATCAGCCCTGAGCGCTTTGTCGCGCTGACCAGTACACAGCCGGCGAAGCTGTTTGGACTATGGCCACAGAAAGGGGTGCTGGCACCCGGTGCCGATGGTGACGTGGTGATCATCGATCCGCAATCCACGACCACTATCCGTCATGACATGCTGCACGATAACGCTGACTACTCACCCTATGAGGGCTTTGTCTGCCAGGGGGCGATTCGCCAGACACTCTCTCACGGAAAAATCATCTTTGATAACGGTATTTTTAGCGGTCATGCCGGACAGGGCCGGTTCTTACGCCGTAAGCGGTTTTCGCCCGCGCAGTACGATCACGGTAGATAA
- a CDS encoding XdhC family protein, with product MNIFAEAARLEEQNHPFALAQIVESRGSTPRHSAQMLIREDGSIIGTIGGGMVERKVIAAALEALRDKESRMFHGRMTRTGNDAVGSDCGGAMAVYISVHGQRPRLLLIGAGHVNRAIAHIAALLDFEICIGDVYAANLSSDMFPASVRLLHAPDFTAVVEAMAVRPQDFVLIATNHQDREALERLITQPVAWLGLLASRRKVQAFLCQMREKGIPESDISRLRAPVGYDIGAETPSEIAVSVLAEILQVKNGAPGGLMMAVKNAAQHDYLTEMAAAG from the coding sequence ATGAATATTTTCGCAGAAGCAGCACGCCTTGAAGAGCAGAATCACCCCTTTGCTCTGGCGCAGATTGTGGAGAGTCGTGGCTCCACCCCAAGACATTCGGCACAGATGCTTATCCGCGAAGACGGTTCCATTATCGGCACCATCGGCGGTGGAATGGTGGAGCGTAAAGTTATCGCTGCGGCGCTGGAGGCGCTGCGTGACAAGGAGTCACGCATGTTTCATGGCCGTATGACACGTACCGGTAACGATGCCGTGGGCTCGGACTGCGGTGGAGCGATGGCGGTGTATATCAGCGTGCATGGTCAGCGTCCGCGTCTGTTGTTAATCGGTGCCGGGCACGTTAACCGCGCGATCGCGCATATTGCGGCGTTGCTGGACTTTGAGATCTGCATCGGTGATGTCTATGCGGCAAATCTCTCTTCTGACATGTTCCCGGCCTCAGTGCGGCTGTTACATGCGCCCGACTTTACCGCGGTGGTGGAGGCGATGGCGGTCCGGCCACAGGATTTTGTCTTGATTGCCACTAATCATCAGGATCGCGAAGCGCTGGAGCGGCTGATCACGCAACCTGTCGCCTGGCTCGGCTTACTGGCCAGCAGACGAAAGGTACAGGCTTTTTTATGTCAGATGCGGGAAAAAGGCATACCGGAGTCAGATATCAGCCGCTTACGGGCACCGGTGGGTTATGATATTGGTGCCGAGACGCCGAGCGAGATTGCCGTCAGCGTCCTGGCGGAGATCCTGCAGGTAAAAAATGGTGCCCCTGGCGGCCTGATGATGGCGGTAAAAAATGCCGCTCAGCACGATTATCTGACTGAAATGGCCGCGGCAGGCTGA
- the dpaL gene encoding diaminopropionate ammonia-lyase, giving the protein MSAFSLKMDIVGNRFFNGETSPLFSRQQAQQARRFHQKMTGYQSTPLVALDALAALFGVQKIVVKDESQRFGLNAFKMLGGSYAIARLLCEKYQLDINDLSFDQLKSNIKEPMTFTTTTDGNHGRGVAWAARQLGQKAVIYMPKGSAQQRVDAILRLGAECIVTDMNYDDTVRLTMQTAQKNGWEMVQDTAWEGYSKIPTWIMQGYATLADEAAEQLSAMGITRPTHVILQGGVGAMAGGVLGYLTDIYDARQLHSIIVEPELADCLYRSAVKGEMVNVGGEMATIMAGLACGEPNPLGWEVLRNCATQFVSCEDTVAALGMRVLGNPAGHDPRVISGESGAVGLGLLAAVHFNPQREALMHTFKLDSHSVVLVISTEGDTDVKQYREIVWQGKYPAVQ; this is encoded by the coding sequence ATGTCTGCTTTCTCACTGAAAATGGATATTGTCGGCAACCGTTTTTTTAATGGCGAGACGTCACCCTTATTTTCACGCCAGCAGGCACAACAGGCGCGTCGCTTTCACCAGAAGATGACCGGCTATCAATCGACCCCTCTGGTCGCCCTCGATGCACTTGCTGCCCTTTTTGGCGTGCAAAAAATTGTGGTGAAAGACGAATCTCAGCGCTTTGGCCTCAACGCTTTCAAAATGCTGGGCGGTTCGTATGCCATCGCCCGGCTACTTTGCGAAAAATATCAGTTAGACATCAACGATCTCTCTTTCGATCAACTTAAGTCAAACATCAAAGAACCGATGACCTTTACCACCACCACCGATGGGAATCACGGTCGTGGCGTGGCGTGGGCGGCACGCCAGTTAGGACAAAAAGCGGTCATCTATATGCCGAAAGGCTCGGCCCAGCAGCGGGTAGACGCCATTCTGCGCCTTGGTGCTGAGTGTATCGTCACCGATATGAACTATGACGATACCGTGCGCCTGACTATGCAAACGGCACAGAAAAACGGCTGGGAAATGGTTCAGGATACCGCCTGGGAAGGCTATAGCAAAATTCCGACCTGGATCATGCAGGGCTACGCTACCCTCGCCGATGAAGCCGCAGAGCAGCTCAGTGCAATGGGGATCACGCGCCCTACCCACGTCATCCTGCAAGGCGGGGTCGGGGCCATGGCGGGAGGCGTGCTGGGTTATCTGACCGATATTTACGATGCCAGGCAGCTCCATTCGATCATCGTCGAGCCAGAACTGGCCGACTGTCTCTACCGTTCGGCGGTGAAAGGCGAGATGGTCAACGTCGGTGGAGAGATGGCAACCATTATGGCAGGGCTCGCCTGTGGTGAGCCCAATCCGCTGGGCTGGGAGGTGCTGCGCAACTGTGCCACCCAGTTTGTCTCCTGTGAGGACACCGTCGCCGCTTTAGGAATGCGGGTGCTGGGTAATCCGGCAGGCCATGATCCACGGGTGATATCCGGCGAATCCGGTGCCGTCGGGCTTGGGCTGCTGGCCGCTGTGCATTTCAATCCCCAGCGCGAAGCACTGATGCACACCTTCAAACTGGACAGCCATTCGGTGGTGCTGGTGATTAGCACCGAAGGCGACACCGACGTAAAACAGTATCGCGAAATCGTCTGGCAAGGCAAATACCCTGCTGTGCAGTAG
- a CDS encoding sigma 54-interacting transcriptional regulator produces MILSKEPSILMQIQPAIQKFARMLSSVLQLDIEIVDNELCRVAGTGAYSKKIGCKLNSDSRLLRYTLETQSEKIVTHSRFDPLCKGCGHKDKCEEKAFIGTPVMYHDRCVGVISLLALTREQQERIHANIQEFSDYVRHISSIFVARFLQDRTSGDNSQKIFLTMVKNMDQGVLVVSHDQKVKYANQIALKIMHVSQSNIIGKTMHFQPLTFENNFKHGHMQHIISFNDRKELIIGQLHMVQDQWLFLMAFHQSHSLTDFSNEQEGSQIEEMIGECRPMRQLKSLISRVAPGPSSVMIAGESGTGKEVAARAIHKLSDRRAKPFIAINCAAIPESLLESELFGYVKGAFTGASANGKTGLIQAANSGTLFLDEIGDMPLTLQAKLLRAIESREIQPVGASQPVPVDIRIISATNQNLEQYIAEGKFREDLYYRLNVIPLRLPPLRERQEDIELLIHYFLHLHTQRLNLVYPGVAQEVINFLKRYRWPGNIRELSNLMEYLVNVVPSGEIINMSLLPPNLMRQREQSGPSVSPPVTATVISPEESVTALEEMERQMIRDALSRYRNKKQAADELGIGIATLYRKIKKYSLIAG; encoded by the coding sequence ATGATACTATCCAAAGAACCTTCGATTTTAATGCAGATTCAGCCTGCAATTCAGAAATTTGCACGGATGCTTTCCAGTGTGCTGCAGCTGGATATCGAAATTGTCGATAACGAATTATGCCGGGTAGCGGGAACCGGTGCCTACAGTAAAAAGATTGGCTGTAAATTAAACTCAGATTCACGACTTCTTCGCTATACTCTTGAAACACAGAGTGAAAAAATCGTGACTCACTCCCGCTTCGATCCGCTGTGTAAAGGGTGTGGTCATAAAGATAAATGTGAGGAAAAGGCCTTTATCGGCACCCCGGTGATGTACCATGATCGTTGTGTCGGGGTGATTAGTCTGCTGGCACTCACCCGCGAACAGCAAGAGCGCATTCATGCCAATATTCAGGAATTTTCCGATTATGTTCGCCATATTTCATCGATATTCGTCGCCCGTTTTTTACAGGATCGAACCAGCGGCGATAATAGCCAGAAAATATTTTTAACCATGGTTAAAAATATGGATCAGGGGGTGTTGGTGGTCAGTCATGATCAAAAAGTGAAATATGCTAATCAGATCGCACTAAAAATAATGCATGTGAGCCAGAGCAATATTATTGGTAAAACCATGCATTTTCAGCCACTGACTTTCGAGAATAATTTTAAGCATGGCCATATGCAGCATATTATTTCATTTAATGATCGCAAAGAGTTAATTATTGGCCAGCTTCATATGGTGCAGGATCAATGGCTGTTTTTAATGGCTTTTCATCAGTCCCATTCTCTGACCGACTTCAGCAACGAGCAAGAGGGATCGCAGATTGAGGAGATGATCGGTGAGTGTCGGCCGATGCGACAGCTTAAAAGTCTCATCAGTCGCGTTGCGCCAGGCCCTTCCAGCGTGATGATTGCCGGTGAAAGTGGCACCGGAAAAGAGGTCGCTGCTCGGGCGATTCACAAGCTCAGTGACCGCCGGGCGAAACCTTTTATTGCGATTAACTGTGCCGCGATCCCGGAATCATTGCTGGAGAGTGAACTGTTTGGTTACGTCAAGGGCGCTTTTACCGGCGCTTCGGCCAACGGTAAGACCGGGTTGATTCAGGCGGCTAACAGCGGAACGCTGTTTCTGGATGAAATTGGCGATATGCCGCTCACGTTACAGGCCAAACTGTTGCGGGCGATTGAGTCTCGTGAAATTCAGCCGGTGGGAGCCAGCCAGCCGGTGCCGGTGGATATCCGTATTATTTCTGCAACCAATCAGAATCTTGAACAATATATTGCTGAGGGTAAGTTCCGCGAAGATCTCTATTATCGCCTCAATGTTATTCCACTGCGCCTGCCACCGTTACGTGAACGGCAGGAGGATATCGAACTGCTGATTCACTACTTCCTGCATTTGCATACCCAGCGGCTCAACCTGGTTTATCCTGGTGTTGCCCAGGAGGTGATTAACTTTCTTAAACGCTACCGCTGGCCAGGCAATATTCGTGAACTCAGCAATCTGATGGAATACCTGGTCAATGTGGTGCCATCAGGTGAAATCATCAATATGTCATTGCTGCCGCCTAATCTGATGCGCCAGCGTGAACAGTCTGGCCCGTCGGTATCACCACCGGTGACGGCAACGGTGATCTCGCCAGAAGAGAGTGTGACAGCGCTGGAAGAGATGGAGCGGCAGATGATCCGCGATGCGCTCTCTCGTTATCGCAATAAAAAACAGGCAGCGGACGAACTGGGGATTGGTATCGCGACGCTGTATCGTAAAATTAAGAAGTATTCACTGATCGCCGGATAG
- the ygeW gene encoding knotted carbamoyltransferase YgeW — protein sequence MKTVNELIKDINKLNSHLSEKDFLLTWEQSPDELKQVLDVAAALKALRAENIATRVFNSGLGISVFRDNSTRTRFSYASALNLLGLAQQDLDEGKSQIAHGETVRETANMISFCADAIGIRDDMFLGAGNAYMREVGDALDDGYKQGVLPQRPALINLQCDIDHPTQSMADLAWLREHFGSLENLKGKKIAMTWAYSPSYGKPLSVPQGIIGLMTRFGMNVTLAHPQGYDLIPDVIEVAKNNAKASGGSFHQVTSMEEAFQDADIVYPKSWAPYQVMEKRTELLRANDHDGLKALEKACLRQNAEHKNWHCTEEMMKHTRNGEGLYMHCLPADITGISCDAGEVAQAVFEKYRIATYKEASWKPYIIAAMIVCRKYLSPGLLLEQLLKEAQKRVK from the coding sequence ATGAAAACTGTTAACGAACTAATTAAGGATATTAACAAACTTAACTCTCACCTCAGCGAAAAAGATTTTCTGCTGACCTGGGAGCAATCGCCGGATGAACTGAAACAGGTACTGGATGTCGCAGCCGCACTGAAAGCACTACGTGCGGAAAATATCGCGACCCGAGTGTTTAACAGCGGTCTGGGGATTTCCGTGTTCCGCGATAACTCAACCCGCACCCGCTTCTCTTACGCCTCAGCATTAAATTTATTAGGGCTGGCACAACAGGATCTGGACGAAGGTAAATCACAAATCGCCCACGGCGAAACCGTGCGCGAAACCGCCAATATGATCTCTTTTTGTGCCGACGCCATCGGCATTCGTGATGATATGTTCCTCGGAGCGGGCAATGCCTATATGCGCGAAGTCGGCGATGCTCTTGATGATGGCTATAAACAGGGTGTCCTGCCGCAGCGTCCGGCACTGATCAATCTGCAATGTGATATCGACCATCCGACGCAATCAATGGCTGATCTCGCCTGGCTGCGTGAGCATTTCGGTTCGCTGGAAAATCTGAAAGGTAAAAAAATCGCCATGACCTGGGCTTACTCACCCAGCTACGGTAAACCGCTCTCTGTTCCCCAGGGCATTATCGGCCTGATGACCCGCTTTGGTATGAACGTCACGCTCGCCCATCCACAAGGCTATGACCTGATCCCGGATGTTATCGAAGTAGCCAAAAACAATGCTAAAGCCTCCGGTGGCAGCTTCCACCAGGTCACCAGTATGGAAGAGGCGTTTCAGGATGCCGATATCGTCTACCCCAAATCATGGGCACCCTATCAGGTGATGGAGAAACGCACCGAACTGCTGCGTGCTAACGATCATGACGGCCTGAAAGCGCTGGAAAAAGCGTGCCTGCGGCAGAACGCAGAGCATAAAAACTGGCACTGCACCGAAGAAATGATGAAGCATACCCGCAACGGTGAAGGGCTTTATATGCACTGCCTGCCAGCAGATATTACCGGTATCTCCTGTGACGCGGGTGAGGTCGCTCAGGCGGTGTTCGAGAAGTACCGCATCGCCACCTACAAAGAAGCAAGCTGGAAACCTTATATCATCGCCGCGATGATCGTCTGCCGCAAATACCTGAGCCCCGGCCTGCTGCTGGAGCAACTGCTTAAGGAAGCACAGAAGCGCGTTAAATAA
- the arcC gene encoding carbamate kinase has protein sequence MSKKIVLALGGNALGNDLAGQMQAVKQTAQTIADLIAQGHQVVVTHGNGPQVGMINLAFEAAANTDAHTPMLPMSVCVALSQGYIGYDLQNALREALLSRQLDIPVATLITQVEVDASDKAFLNPDKPIGSFFSQQEAEKLRKKGYVMKEDAGRGYRRVVASPKPVDIIEKETVKALMEARQVVITVGGGGIPVIREGQHLRGASAVIDKDWASARLAELIDADMLIILTAVEKVAINFGKANEQWLDSLTPQEAEHFIAEEQFARGSMLPKVEAAVAFARSRPGRKALITMLSKASEGIAGHTGTLISQ, from the coding sequence ATGAGTAAAAAAATTGTTCTCGCTCTCGGCGGCAATGCACTTGGTAACGATCTCGCCGGACAAATGCAGGCAGTCAAACAAACGGCGCAAACCATCGCCGATCTGATCGCTCAGGGTCACCAGGTGGTCGTCACCCACGGTAATGGCCCCCAGGTCGGGATGATTAATCTGGCGTTTGAAGCCGCCGCCAACACCGACGCCCATACCCCGATGCTACCGATGTCAGTCTGCGTCGCACTGAGTCAGGGCTACATCGGCTATGATCTGCAAAACGCGCTGCGTGAAGCACTACTGTCACGCCAGCTGGATATTCCGGTGGCAACGCTGATAACCCAGGTCGAAGTCGATGCCAGTGATAAGGCGTTTCTCAATCCTGACAAACCGATTGGCTCATTCTTCAGCCAGCAAGAGGCCGAAAAACTGCGCAAAAAGGGTTATGTCATGAAAGAGGATGCCGGACGCGGTTATCGTCGGGTTGTCGCCTCGCCGAAGCCGGTGGATATTATTGAGAAAGAAACAGTAAAAGCGCTGATGGAAGCGCGGCAGGTGGTGATCACCGTCGGTGGTGGGGGTATTCCGGTGATCCGTGAAGGGCAACATCTGCGCGGTGCCAGTGCAGTGATCGACAAAGACTGGGCCAGCGCCAGGCTGGCGGAGCTGATCGATGCCGATATGCTGATCATTCTTACCGCAGTGGAAAAAGTGGCGATCAACTTCGGCAAAGCGAATGAGCAGTGGCTGGATAGCCTCACGCCACAGGAGGCGGAACACTTTATTGCTGAAGAACAGTTTGCCAGAGGATCGATGCTGCCCAAAGTCGAAGCGGCAGTCGCCTTCGCCCGTTCGCGTCCCGGACGCAAGGCGTTGATCACCATGCTCAGTAAAGCCAGTGAGGGGATCGCCGGGCATACCGGTACGCTTATCAGTCAGTAA
- a CDS encoding YgeY family selenium metabolism-linked hydrolase has product MAKQIPFKAILEKSKQYEKEMTRFLRDMVAIPSESSDEKRVVHRIKEEMEKVGFDKVEIDPMGNILGYVGHGPRLVAMDAHIDTVGIGNIKNWNFDPYEGMETDELIGGRGTSDQEGGMASMVYAAKIIKDLGLEDEYTLLVTGTVQEEDCDGLCWQYIIEQSGIRPEFVVSTEPTDCQIYRGHRGRMEIRVEVQGVSCHGSAPERGDNAIFKMAPILIELEQLSHNLGHDDFLGKGTLTVSEIFFTSPSRCAVADSCAVSIDRRLTWGESWEGALEEIRALPAVKKAQATVSMYNYQRPSWTGLVYPTECYFPTWKVEEDHFTVRALRNAYEGLFGTAPVVDKWTFSTNGVSIMGRHGIPVIGFGPGKEPEAHAPNEKTWKSHLVTCAAMYAAIPLSWLATESS; this is encoded by the coding sequence ATGGCTAAACAAATTCCATTCAAAGCGATCCTGGAAAAATCAAAGCAGTACGAAAAAGAGATGACTCGCTTCCTGCGCGATATGGTCGCCATTCCCAGTGAAAGCAGCGACGAAAAACGAGTGGTACATCGCATCAAAGAAGAGATGGAAAAAGTGGGTTTTGACAAGGTCGAGATTGATCCGATGGGCAATATTCTTGGCTATGTCGGACATGGCCCACGCCTGGTGGCGATGGATGCGCATATCGATACCGTGGGCATTGGTAACATCAAAAACTGGAATTTCGATCCCTATGAAGGGATGGAAACCGACGAACTGATTGGCGGTCGCGGCACCTCGGATCAGGAAGGTGGCATGGCGTCGATGGTTTATGCCGCGAAAATTATCAAGGATTTGGGGCTGGAGGATGAATATACCCTGCTGGTGACGGGCACCGTTCAGGAAGAGGATTGCGATGGGTTGTGCTGGCAGTACATCATCGAACAATCCGGTATCCGCCCTGAGTTTGTGGTCAGTACCGAACCTACCGACTGTCAGATCTATCGCGGCCATCGCGGACGCATGGAGATCCGGGTGGAGGTACAGGGGGTCAGCTGTCACGGCTCAGCACCGGAACGCGGCGATAACGCGATTTTCAAAATGGCACCGATCCTGATTGAACTGGAACAACTTTCGCACAATCTGGGCCATGATGACTTCCTCGGCAAGGGCACCCTGACAGTCTCTGAAATTTTCTTCACCTCACCCAGCCGCTGTGCGGTCGCTGACAGCTGTGCCGTCTCCATCGACCGTCGCCTGACCTGGGGCGAAAGCTGGGAAGGGGCACTGGAAGAGATCCGCGCCCTGCCCGCGGTGAAGAAAGCACAGGCGACGGTTTCGATGTACAACTACCAACGCCCTTCATGGACCGGACTGGTCTACCCGACCGAGTGCTATTTCCCGACCTGGAAAGTCGAAGAGGATCACTTCACCGTTCGCGCCCTGCGTAACGCTTATGAAGGTCTGTTTGGCACCGCACCGGTGGTCGATAAATGGACCTTTTCCACCAATGGGGTCTCGATCATGGGGCGTCATGGTATCCCGGTTATCGGATTTGGTCCCGGTAAAGAGCCGGAAGCTCACGCGCCGAATGAGAAAACCTGGAAATCGCATCTGGTCACCTGTGCCGCGATGTATGCCGCTATTCCCCTGAGCTGGCTGGCCACGGAATCATCGTAA